The following proteins are encoded in a genomic region of Coffea eugenioides isolate CCC68of chromosome 6, Ceug_1.0, whole genome shotgun sequence:
- the LOC113776253 gene encoding probable serine/threonine-protein kinase PIX7 isoform X1, which yields MEKKCGCWAALRLSLSGACKSSDPKNSANSIPRTSLVYDAATETRYLNASNREMCAPDEAQNSSNNPHPDPLPTENKAPCQLLQFSFQELKAATGNFRPDSILGEGGFGYVFKGWIEENGTAPAKPGSGTTVAVKSLKPDGLQGHREWVAEVDFLGQLHHANLVKLIGYCIEDDQRLLVYEFMTRGSLENHLFRRTIPLPWSNRIKIALGAARGLAFLHGGPEPVIYRDFKTSNILLDSEYNAKLSDFGLAKAGPQGDKTHVSTRVVGTYGYAAPEYVMTGHLTSKSDVYSFGVVLLEILTGRRSMDKKRPSGEQNLVTWARPYLADKRKVYQLVDPRLELNYSLKGVQKVSQLACNCLSRDPKSRPSMDEVVKVLTPLQDLNDLAILSYHSRFSQPGRRRKKNDGIHQLSCSQSRSIRDSPLNSGKQHGK from the exons ATGGAGAAGAAGTGTGGTTGCTGGGCTGCTCTGAGGCTCAGTCTTAGTGGTGCCTGCAAGTCCTCTGATCCCAAAAACTCTGCTAATTCCATCCCAAGGACCAGTCTTGTTTATGATGCAG CTACAGAGACAAGATACCTTAATGCTAGCAACCGCGAGATGTGTGCTCCAGATGAAGCACAAAACTCTTCTAATAATCCTCATCCTGATCCTCTGCCAACAGAGAATAAGGCACCTTGCCAGCTGCTTCAGTTTAGCTTCCAAGAGTTGAAAGCCGCAACAGGAAATTTTAGACCAGATAGCATTTTGGGTGAGGGTGGATTCGGGTATGTCTTCAAAGGATGGATAGAGGAAAATGGAACAGCTCCAGCCAAACCTGGGTCTGGAACCACTGTTGCAGTCAAGAGCTTGAAGCCAGATGGACTGCAAGGCCACAGAGAATGGGTG GCTGAAGTAGACTTCCTTGGACAGCTTCATCATGCTAATCTTGTTAAACTCATTGGATATTGCATAGAAGATGATCAGAGGCTGCTTGTTTATGAGTTTATGACACGGGGAAGCCTTGAAAATCATCTTTTTAGAA GGACCATACCTCTCCCATGGTCCAACAGGATTAAAATTGCCCTTGGTGCGGCAAGAGGCTTAGCCTTTCTCCATGGAGGCCCTGAACCTGTCATTTATAGAGATTTCAAGACATCTAATATTCTGCTTGACTCG GAATATAATGCAAAGCTTTCAGATTTTGGGCTAGCAAAAGCAGGCCCTCAAGGAGACAAAACACATGTCTCTACAAGGGTTGTTGGAACATACGGTTACGCTGCACCAGAGTATGTAATGACAG GGCACTTGACTTCAAAGAGTGATGTTTATAGCTTTGGTGTTGTGCTCTTGGAGATTTTGACGGGTCGGAGGTCTATGGACAAAAAGCGCCCTAGTGGAGAACAAAATCTTGTGACATGGGCTCGGCCATATTTAGCTGACAAGAGAAAGGTTTACCAACTGGTTGACCCCCGTCTGGAACTTAATTACTCCCTTAAAGGAGTCCAAAAGGTTTCTCAGCTAGCTTGTAACTGCTTAAGCAGGGATCCTAAATCCCGCCCGTCAATGGATGAAGTTGTGAAAGTTCTAACCCCACTCCAAGACCTCAATGATCTTGCTATACTAtcttatcactctcgcttttcTCAACCAGGAAGGCGTAGGAAGAAAAATGATGGAATTCACCAACTCAGCTGCAGCCAATCAAGGAGTATCAGAGATTCTCCATTGAATTCTGGGAAGCAGCACGGTAAATAA
- the LOC113776253 gene encoding probable serine/threonine-protein kinase PIX7 isoform X2 → MCAPDEAQNSSNNPHPDPLPTENKAPCQLLQFSFQELKAATGNFRPDSILGEGGFGYVFKGWIEENGTAPAKPGSGTTVAVKSLKPDGLQGHREWVAEVDFLGQLHHANLVKLIGYCIEDDQRLLVYEFMTRGSLENHLFRRTIPLPWSNRIKIALGAARGLAFLHGGPEPVIYRDFKTSNILLDSEYNAKLSDFGLAKAGPQGDKTHVSTRVVGTYGYAAPEYVMTGHLTSKSDVYSFGVVLLEILTGRRSMDKKRPSGEQNLVTWARPYLADKRKVYQLVDPRLELNYSLKGVQKVSQLACNCLSRDPKSRPSMDEVVKVLTPLQDLNDLAILSYHSRFSQPGRRRKKNDGIHQLSCSQSRSIRDSPLNSGKQHGK, encoded by the exons ATGTGTGCTCCAGATGAAGCACAAAACTCTTCTAATAATCCTCATCCTGATCCTCTGCCAACAGAGAATAAGGCACCTTGCCAGCTGCTTCAGTTTAGCTTCCAAGAGTTGAAAGCCGCAACAGGAAATTTTAGACCAGATAGCATTTTGGGTGAGGGTGGATTCGGGTATGTCTTCAAAGGATGGATAGAGGAAAATGGAACAGCTCCAGCCAAACCTGGGTCTGGAACCACTGTTGCAGTCAAGAGCTTGAAGCCAGATGGACTGCAAGGCCACAGAGAATGGGTG GCTGAAGTAGACTTCCTTGGACAGCTTCATCATGCTAATCTTGTTAAACTCATTGGATATTGCATAGAAGATGATCAGAGGCTGCTTGTTTATGAGTTTATGACACGGGGAAGCCTTGAAAATCATCTTTTTAGAA GGACCATACCTCTCCCATGGTCCAACAGGATTAAAATTGCCCTTGGTGCGGCAAGAGGCTTAGCCTTTCTCCATGGAGGCCCTGAACCTGTCATTTATAGAGATTTCAAGACATCTAATATTCTGCTTGACTCG GAATATAATGCAAAGCTTTCAGATTTTGGGCTAGCAAAAGCAGGCCCTCAAGGAGACAAAACACATGTCTCTACAAGGGTTGTTGGAACATACGGTTACGCTGCACCAGAGTATGTAATGACAG GGCACTTGACTTCAAAGAGTGATGTTTATAGCTTTGGTGTTGTGCTCTTGGAGATTTTGACGGGTCGGAGGTCTATGGACAAAAAGCGCCCTAGTGGAGAACAAAATCTTGTGACATGGGCTCGGCCATATTTAGCTGACAAGAGAAAGGTTTACCAACTGGTTGACCCCCGTCTGGAACTTAATTACTCCCTTAAAGGAGTCCAAAAGGTTTCTCAGCTAGCTTGTAACTGCTTAAGCAGGGATCCTAAATCCCGCCCGTCAATGGATGAAGTTGTGAAAGTTCTAACCCCACTCCAAGACCTCAATGATCTTGCTATACTAtcttatcactctcgcttttcTCAACCAGGAAGGCGTAGGAAGAAAAATGATGGAATTCACCAACTCAGCTGCAGCCAATCAAGGAGTATCAGAGATTCTCCATTGAATTCTGGGAAGCAGCACGGTAAATAA
- the LOC113775307 gene encoding TBC1 domain family member 15 isoform X2 yields MHETEVNDLSDDADYAASMQQGSSSFARSDSGRRSSSGETDGAEIVYLKDNVTIHPTQFASERIRGRLKLIKQGTALFMTWIPYKGQNSNARLTEKDKNLYTIRAVPFSDIKSIRRHNPTIGWQYIIVVLTSGLAFPPLYFYNGGVREFLATVKQQSFLVRSAEDANVFVVNDFQDPLQRTLSSLELPRAVSVLNSPSTSVASNESPASGNQEKTDGSAFDSISSGVRQNGRQRQKTNDPARDLSIQVLEKFSLVTRFARETTSQLFREAHMDGYVANERRKQDQSLVDYPQIPASNDSPKVPDEVPVVSDSLELDKLSLVWGKPRQPPLGPEEWATFLDSEGRVMDEKALKKRIFYGGVEHSLRKELWPCLLEYHAYGSTYAEREYLVSVKKLEYETLKNQWQSISPAQARKFTKFRERKGLIEKDVVRTDRSLPFYDGDDNPNVNLLHDILLTYSFYNFDLGYCQGMSDLLSPILFVMKDESESFWCFVSLMDRLGPNFNRDQNGMHSQLFALSKLVEILDSPLHNYFNQNDCLNYFFCFRWILIQFKRELEYEKTMRLWEVLWTHYLSEHLHLYVCVAILKRYRSKIMGEQMDFDTLLKFINELSGHIDLDAILRDAEALCLCAGENGAACIPPGTPPSLPVEEASMYAQQDDDIL; encoded by the exons ATGCATGAAACAGAGGTTAACGATCTCTCCGACGACGCCGATTACGCCGCATCTATGCAACAA GGTTCGTCAAGCTTTGCTAGGAGTGATAGTGGAAGAAGGAGCTCGTCGGGTGAAACCGACGGTGCTGAGATCGTGTATTTGAAAGATAATGTGACAATTCATCCTACTCAATTTGCGTCCGAGAGGATCCGCGGCCGATTGAAGTTGATTAAGCAAGGGACTGCTCTCTTTATG ACGTGGATCCCATACAAAGGGCAAAACTCAAACGCAAGGTTGACAGAGAAAG ATAAGAATCTTTATACTATAAGAGCAGTACCATTCTCGGACATCAAGTCAATTCGCAGGCACAATCCCACAATTGGGTGGCAGTATATTATTGTAGTTTTGACTTCAG GCCTAGCATTTCCTCCTCTTTACTTCTATAATGGTGGTGTTAGAGAGTTTCTTGCAACAGTTAAGCAACAGTCTTTTCTTGTGAG GTCAGCGGAAGATGCAAATGTGTTTGTTGTGAATGATTTTCAGGATCCCCTTCAG AGAACTTTATCTTCCTTGGAGCTACCCAGGGCTGTTTCTGTGTTAAATAGTCCATCGACTTCTGTCGCGTCTAATGAATCTCCAGCAAGTGGAAATCAAGAGAAGACTGACGGGAGTGCTTTTGATAGCATCTCTAGTGGTGTCCGTCAGAATGGGAGGCAGCGGCAGAAGACTAATGATCCTGCTCGAGATCTTTCAATCCAGGTTCTGGAAAAATTCTCTCTCGTGACCAGATTTGCCCGTGAAACAACATCACAACTATTTCGAGAAGCACATATGGATGGCTATGTTGCTAATGAGAGGAGGAAACAAGATCAATCTTTGGTTGATTACCCTCAAATTCCAGCATCTAATGACTCCCCAAAGGTTCCTGATGAAGTCCCTGTAGTGTCAGACTCTCTGGAG TTAGACAAATTGTCACTAGTTTGGGGAAAACCACGTCAGCCTCCTCTGGGACCCGAAGAG TGGGCAACTTTTTTGGATTCTGAGGGGCGAGTGATGGATGAAAAAGCATTGAAGAAAAGAATCTTTTATGGTGGAGTGGAGCATAGTTTGCGGAAAGAG CTCTGGCCATGCTTGTTGGAGTACCATGCATATGGTTCAACATATGCAGAGAGGGAATATCTTGTGTCGGTTAAGAAGTTGGAGTATGAAACTCTAAAAAACCAATGGCAG AGCATATCACCTGCGCAGGCAagaaaatttacaaaatttagGGAGAGGAAAGGCCTCATTGAGAAAGATGTG GTGAGGACTGACAGGTCACTTCCATTCTATGATGGCGATGACAATCCAAATGTGAATCTTTTACATGACATTCTGCTCACTTACTCATTCTACAACTTTGATCTTGGGTACTGTCAG GGTATGAGTGATCTTCTTTCTCCAATATTATTTGTAATGAAAGATGAATCAGAATCATTCTGGTGCTTTGTTTCGCTAATGGATCGCCTTGGACCGAATTTCAATCGTGACCAAAATGGGATGCATTCTCAACTTTTTGCTTTGTCAAAG TTGGTGGAGATATTGGACAGCCCATTGCACAATTATTTCAACCAGAATGATTGCTTGAATTATTTCTTCTGTTTCCGTTGGATACTTATACAATTCAAAAG AGAACTTGAATATGAGAAAACAATGCGCTTATGGGAAGTATTGTGGACTCACTATCTGAGCGAGCATTTGCACCTTTATGTTTGTGTTGCAATCCTGAAAAGATACCGCAGCAAGATAATGGGAGAGCAGATGGATTTTGATACACTACTCAAATTCATTAACGAGCTGAGTGGTCACATTGACCTTGATGCTATCCTCAGGGATGCGGAGGCTTTATGTCTCTGTGCTGGGGAAAATGGGGCAGCTTGCATTCCCCCTGGAACTCCACCTTCCTTGCCTGTTGAGGAGGCGTCTATGTACGCTCAACAGGATGATGATATATTGTAA
- the LOC113775307 gene encoding TBC1 domain family member 15 isoform X1, with protein sequence MHETEVNDLSDDADYAASMQQGSSSFARSDSGRRSSSGETDGAEIVYLKDNVTIHPTQFASERIRGRLKLIKQGTALFMTWIPYKGQNSNARLTEKDKNLYTIRAVPFSDIKSIRRHNPTIGWQYIIVVLTSGLAFPPLYFYNGGVREFLATVKQQSFLVRSAEDANVFVVNDFQDPLQRTLSSLELPRAVSVLNSPSTSVASNESPASGNQEKTDGSAFDSISSGVRQNGRQRQKTNDPARDLSIQVLEKFSLVTRFARETTSQLFREAHMDGYVANERRKQDQSLVDYPQIPASNDSPKVPDEVPVVSDSLEKTSHRNENRDEEAATNVGVFELVNCKELDKLSLVWGKPRQPPLGPEEWATFLDSEGRVMDEKALKKRIFYGGVEHSLRKELWPCLLEYHAYGSTYAEREYLVSVKKLEYETLKNQWQSISPAQARKFTKFRERKGLIEKDVVRTDRSLPFYDGDDNPNVNLLHDILLTYSFYNFDLGYCQGMSDLLSPILFVMKDESESFWCFVSLMDRLGPNFNRDQNGMHSQLFALSKLVEILDSPLHNYFNQNDCLNYFFCFRWILIQFKRELEYEKTMRLWEVLWTHYLSEHLHLYVCVAILKRYRSKIMGEQMDFDTLLKFINELSGHIDLDAILRDAEALCLCAGENGAACIPPGTPPSLPVEEASMYAQQDDDIL encoded by the exons ATGCATGAAACAGAGGTTAACGATCTCTCCGACGACGCCGATTACGCCGCATCTATGCAACAA GGTTCGTCAAGCTTTGCTAGGAGTGATAGTGGAAGAAGGAGCTCGTCGGGTGAAACCGACGGTGCTGAGATCGTGTATTTGAAAGATAATGTGACAATTCATCCTACTCAATTTGCGTCCGAGAGGATCCGCGGCCGATTGAAGTTGATTAAGCAAGGGACTGCTCTCTTTATG ACGTGGATCCCATACAAAGGGCAAAACTCAAACGCAAGGTTGACAGAGAAAG ATAAGAATCTTTATACTATAAGAGCAGTACCATTCTCGGACATCAAGTCAATTCGCAGGCACAATCCCACAATTGGGTGGCAGTATATTATTGTAGTTTTGACTTCAG GCCTAGCATTTCCTCCTCTTTACTTCTATAATGGTGGTGTTAGAGAGTTTCTTGCAACAGTTAAGCAACAGTCTTTTCTTGTGAG GTCAGCGGAAGATGCAAATGTGTTTGTTGTGAATGATTTTCAGGATCCCCTTCAG AGAACTTTATCTTCCTTGGAGCTACCCAGGGCTGTTTCTGTGTTAAATAGTCCATCGACTTCTGTCGCGTCTAATGAATCTCCAGCAAGTGGAAATCAAGAGAAGACTGACGGGAGTGCTTTTGATAGCATCTCTAGTGGTGTCCGTCAGAATGGGAGGCAGCGGCAGAAGACTAATGATCCTGCTCGAGATCTTTCAATCCAGGTTCTGGAAAAATTCTCTCTCGTGACCAGATTTGCCCGTGAAACAACATCACAACTATTTCGAGAAGCACATATGGATGGCTATGTTGCTAATGAGAGGAGGAAACAAGATCAATCTTTGGTTGATTACCCTCAAATTCCAGCATCTAATGACTCCCCAAAGGTTCCTGATGAAGTCCCTGTAGTGTCAGACTCTCTGGAG AAAACTTCACATAGGAATGAAAATCGTGATGAAGAAGCTGCCACAAATGTCGGAGTTTTTGAGCTTGTCAATTGTAAGGAG TTAGACAAATTGTCACTAGTTTGGGGAAAACCACGTCAGCCTCCTCTGGGACCCGAAGAG TGGGCAACTTTTTTGGATTCTGAGGGGCGAGTGATGGATGAAAAAGCATTGAAGAAAAGAATCTTTTATGGTGGAGTGGAGCATAGTTTGCGGAAAGAG CTCTGGCCATGCTTGTTGGAGTACCATGCATATGGTTCAACATATGCAGAGAGGGAATATCTTGTGTCGGTTAAGAAGTTGGAGTATGAAACTCTAAAAAACCAATGGCAG AGCATATCACCTGCGCAGGCAagaaaatttacaaaatttagGGAGAGGAAAGGCCTCATTGAGAAAGATGTG GTGAGGACTGACAGGTCACTTCCATTCTATGATGGCGATGACAATCCAAATGTGAATCTTTTACATGACATTCTGCTCACTTACTCATTCTACAACTTTGATCTTGGGTACTGTCAG GGTATGAGTGATCTTCTTTCTCCAATATTATTTGTAATGAAAGATGAATCAGAATCATTCTGGTGCTTTGTTTCGCTAATGGATCGCCTTGGACCGAATTTCAATCGTGACCAAAATGGGATGCATTCTCAACTTTTTGCTTTGTCAAAG TTGGTGGAGATATTGGACAGCCCATTGCACAATTATTTCAACCAGAATGATTGCTTGAATTATTTCTTCTGTTTCCGTTGGATACTTATACAATTCAAAAG AGAACTTGAATATGAGAAAACAATGCGCTTATGGGAAGTATTGTGGACTCACTATCTGAGCGAGCATTTGCACCTTTATGTTTGTGTTGCAATCCTGAAAAGATACCGCAGCAAGATAATGGGAGAGCAGATGGATTTTGATACACTACTCAAATTCATTAACGAGCTGAGTGGTCACATTGACCTTGATGCTATCCTCAGGGATGCGGAGGCTTTATGTCTCTGTGCTGGGGAAAATGGGGCAGCTTGCATTCCCCCTGGAACTCCACCTTCCTTGCCTGTTGAGGAGGCGTCTATGTACGCTCAACAGGATGATGATATATTGTAA
- the LOC113776386 gene encoding auxin-responsive protein IAA29-like, protein MDLQLGLALSSIPDKGFDLNFSEIEASPVKNEECNIKKRNSVEAFEEKNADDHVPQTLALLVWDEQSNQGDDVDEPEISSVTTNNADRGFVGWPPINSWRKKICQQNRPGGFVNCVTVENGGGHAGGGVRGRNSMYVKVKMEGVGIARKVDLNLYHSYQTLLQTLVGMFGKCQQSVQSYQLIFQDKEGDWLLAEDVNWGNFITSVQRLKLLRKRD, encoded by the exons ATGGATCTTCAGTTGGGACTTGCACTTTCCAGCATTCCTGATAAAGGGTTCGATTTAAATTTCTCTGAAATTGAGGCAAGCCCAGTAAAGAATGAGGAATGCAACATCAAGAAACGGAATTCTGTTGAAGCCTTTGAGGAGAAAAATGCTGATGATCACGTGCCTCAAACTTTGGCTTTGCTGGTATGGGATGAGCAGTCTAACCAGGGAGATGATGTGGATGAGCCTGAGATTAGTTCTGTCACGACTAACAA TGCTGATCGTGGGTTTGTGGGGTGGCCTCCAATTAATTCGTGGAGGAAGAAGATTTGCCAGCAGAACCGCCCTGGTGGTTTTGTAAACTGTGTAACGGTGGAGAATGGTGGTGGTCACGCTGGAGGTGGTGTCAGGGGAAGAAACTCCATGTACGTGAAGGTGAAAATGGAAGGCGTGGGAATAGCTAGAAAGGTGGACTTGAATCTCTATCATTCTTATCAGACACTCCTTCAAACCTTGGTTGGCATGTTTGGTAAAT GTCAGCAAAGTGTGCAATCTTACCAGCTCATTTTTCAAGACAAGGAAGGTGATTGGCTACTAGCTGAAGATGTCAACTGGGG AAATTTCATTACTTCAGTGCAACGTCTGAAATTGCTGAGGAAAAGGGACTGA